In Megalobrama amblycephala isolate DHTTF-2021 linkage group LG10, ASM1881202v1, whole genome shotgun sequence, one DNA window encodes the following:
- the LOC125276503 gene encoding putative nuclease HARBI1, with the protein MASPFLPNPVDISAQIVRRALRRERVFRDRQNPLAFPETYLYERYRFSAEGISYICELLEPHIRNATRRSHALTVPQMVCIALRFFASGTYLYAVGDAENLGKNTVCRTIRKLVLALQGYINSFIVFPGHLSTMSLKEGFYKIAGFPRVIGALDCTHVAISTALGEHEADYVNRKSFHSLNVQMTCDHECMITSLDAKWPGSVHDSRIFRESVLCQRFEEGLFDGLLVGDRGYACQRFLLTPYPDPQPGPQNRFNVALSKTRVKIEMTFGILKARFNCLRRLRVSPERASQIVAACAILHNIATIRKERLPPQNQHLPDEIDPITLDHPAGAAVRDAITIQYFT; encoded by the exons ATGGCTTCACCTTTTCTTCCGAATCCTGTAGACATCTCCGCGCAAATTGTTAGACGAGCACTTCGTAGAGAAAGAGTTTTTAGGGACAGACAAAATCCCCTTGCTTTCCCTGAGACTTATTTGTATGAAAGATATAGATTTTCCGCGGAAGGAATCTCTTACATTTGCGAACTTCTTGAGCCTCACATAAGAAATGCGACACGTCGAAGCCATGCCCTTACTGTACCGCAAATGGTATGTATTGCGTTGCGTTTTTTTGCGAGTGGTACATACTTGTATGCAGTCGGTGATGCGGAGAACCTAGGGAAAAACACGGTTTGTCGAACCATTCGCAAGTTGGTCCTCGCGCTGCAGGGGTACATTAACAGCTTCATTGTGTTCCCCGGACATTTATCGACCATGTCCTTAAAAGAGGGCTTTTATAAAATTGCCG GATTCCCTAGAGTCATAGGAGCACTAGACTGCACACATGTTGCAATCTCCACAGCTCTAGGAGAACATGAGGCAGATTATGTGAATAGAAAATCCTTTCACAGCCTTAATGTTCAG ATGACTTGTGATCATGAATGTATGATCACAAGCTTGGATGCCAAATGGCCTGGCTCAGTGCATGACTCAAGAATTTTCCGTGAGTCTGTGTTGTGTCAGCGCTTTGAGGAAG GGCTTTTTGATGGCCTGTTGGTAGGAGACAGGGGTTATGCATGCCAGAGGTTTTTGCTAACCCCCTATCCTGACCCTCAGCCAGGGCCACAAAACCGCTTCAATGTGGCCCTCAGTAAAACCAGGGTCAAGATCGAGATGACCTTTGGCATCCTAAAGGCACGTTTCAACTGCCTTCGGCGTTTAAGAGTGTCACCAGAGAGAGCATCACAGATTGTAGCTGCATGTGCCATTCTGCATAATATAGCTACAATCAGAAAGGAGCGATTACCACCACAGAACCAACATCTCCCCGATGAAATTGACCCAATCACACTTGACCACCCAGCTGGCGCAGCTGTCAGAGATGCAATTACCATACAATATTTCACTTAA